TGCCAAATTTTGATAGTCCGATGACATGAGTGTAGTGTGATGGAGTAGCCGGACGATGCGTATGCGTCGACATAGTTGCATGAGTTTGTATGGATTTGAAATATGGTAATTAAGGTATCCAGATATGGATTGCATTTTTTTAGAAGTCCGGGCGCGACCGAGCATGTCCGCGAACGTTTGAGGGGCCGGATTTGCCAAATCCGGTTGTAAGTTGGAATCTTCCCAAATCTTGTGCAAGTCCATCCCCAGTCTATATGATTAACAGAGGAATTTTCATGGCGGGTTGATTCTCCAAAAAACCCATCCCCACGCGGGGTTTTGTACCAAAAAAAAAGCCACTCCCTCCGATCCAGCGACAGTTATTGTGGATCGAAGGGAGTACATACTTTCGTTCAAGCAGTGTCAGCACCATGCCCTACGAATACTCGATTTGTTAAGGCATAgtttttcggacagatgaacgtCGTCAGACTCAGAGATCGTAAAATAAAGCTCAGACAAGTCATGATCTTTGGGCAAAAATTTGTGTTGAAATGGGGATTTCCGATTTACACATGGTGTTGCACCAACCGCGGTTCACAAGCCTCCACACACAGGCGAAAAGGAGCCAGGAGAAGGATGAATCGAGCGGGCGACCAAGATGGCCGGAGCCTCAGCACATGAACTTTCTCAGACCTTTCACTGCTTCTCCGGCTCAGGCGAGACAAAGCAGAGACATCAATCTCCTTCGTCTCATCCCGTTGATTCAAGCCAAGTTGTCTACTCTACTAGGCCACGAAGCACGAGCTTTCCGGCTAGCTCGCGACGGACACCTTCCCGGAGTCTTGATGCCAGCAACGGGCCTCCGATCCCGACGAGAGCCGCTGCTGCCTCCGGGCTGCCTTCCTGGAGCAGATGGCGTCGAGCTGCATCTGCTCGTCGCGGCACTCCTCGCTGCAGAAGGGCGTGTCCCCTCTGTACATGAAGATGTCGCTGTCGCGTTCGAGGGGCTTGGCGCAGAGCGCGCACGCGTCCAGAGACGGCATGCCGGGCTCGCCGAGCGGCTCGTCGTCGAAGAAGAAGGAGCAAGCTACTGACGCTGCCATTGTGGGTGTGTGGTGGCGAGCTTTGATCAAAGCTGAGCAGAGCCTAGCTTGGTGGTGCTGCTGCGAAGagagggaggaagaggagagcGAGCGAGTTGTGTGAAGAAAGGAGGGGAAGGCTCAGATATATGGTGCTTGCGGACGGACGTCGAAACACAGCACAGTAAGCAAGTTGCAAAGCCGAAAACTGGCTTTGCTAATCAGCTCGCCGAGCGGGCAAATCAAAACCGGGGCGCGTGGTGGTGGAGCCGTGCAGATGGCCCATGTCCGCAGTACTGATACACTATTCCAGCGAGCAGAATCATGAGTCAGCACTCAGCTGTGTCGACTAACCGTCCGATATTTATTCATTTCTCCACTTCTTTTTCCCACCAACCCGTTGATCTTCTTCAGTAGGAATACCTTTGTAAACATGTCACGTCCGATTATTCGAGGGATTAGTAAAATGATTCTGGGCTTCCGGTTTTGTGGTTCCGCAACTGGTTGGCTCCATGGATCTCTCCTCTCGCACTAACATAAACTAGACTGAACCGGTCTACAGGGAAACAGGGGCGCAGTAGCTGCCTGATTTGACACACGATCCTACTACTCGGCTTGAGACCATGAGGAGCCTGCAAACTGCGATGGGAAGCTCAGTTTATTCTAAAGAAACCAGCACATTTGTGATCTGTGAGGCCTACCCATCGTTCTCCATATATCTTTGTAGCCTTCGTCGACTAGGATGATGTATCGCCATATATCTTTGTAGCCTTTGTCCACTAGGATGATGTATCGCATGCACTGTGTCGTTGATGGCGCGTGCCTCTCTTAAGCGTGCCATGCAACTTGGTGGGATAAAGCGTGTACTAAAGCAATTGATGGATGATTCCATCAGAATATCTAACGTGGCGGCAAGACAGGTGCGGAGTACCCAGTGGTGACTAGTACTGAACAACAGCAACTCAACAGATGGGCGATCAAACTGCATTGTTGCTTCTAACATGGGATATTTTGCATACTCACTTTGTTAAAAGCATAAGATATTTTGGATCTACCGACAGTCCAACAGCACGTAAGTTTGCACGGCATCTTCCAACATGAGATATTTTGCATATACTCTTGGGTTAGAAGCATGAGATATTTGTGAGTAGCGTCTAACATGAGATATTTTGCATATACTCTTCACTAGAAACATGAGAAATATAGAGTAAATTTGGCATTGGGTTACGCATCTGTCGTTTGGGATTTAACGAAATGATTGACCATAGAAGATAAAACATGGAAAATTAGAGCTGGGAGAAAAAGCAAAAAATTATATTTGGATTTAGATATGGGGCTCAAGGAATTAAACTAAGGTTCAATACCAAATGAGCCGGGATATTGAAATGGGCTATAGTTCAAGTTTTGTTGTCTGGATTGCGAGTAAACTCGCAATTTGGATCGGAGCCAAATTAATTTCTAAATGTTGTTTGGTTGCCTTGTTTTGGAATCCCTAAATTGGGGACGTAAGACTCACCGGAGTGGCATAAGGAGGTTATCACCACGGGAGTTGAGGACGTAGTGGTGCCAAAGTTGAGGAGGAAGGTTGGCATCTCCTCCGATGAGGTGTGAATGCTTATCGCGTCAGCTTCAAAGAAAGATCGTCATGATCTAAGCACCTCCTGTTGGGACCTCTGGATCGGTTAGGGCTAAGGATTCACGGTGGTATTTACCTTTTCCTTGGATCGATGAGCCCGATGGGGGTGGCCATGGTGAATGGCGGCGGTGGTGATGGCAGAGAGTGGGTGAAGTGGTGGCGGCGCTTCCCATCAGCACTGCACTAACCCTAGATCGGTAGGGGAGTAGGTGGGGTGTACGACGCTGCGACGAACCTCGTGATGCGAGTCGCCGACCCCCACCTCTTTATATAGTGCAGGTGACAGGGGCCGTCACCCATAGTGGGTTGAGCGCCCCCAATCAGGGCGCGGATCTAAGGGCCCGGTGGGCCGTTGGGCCCACACGATGGAGATCATCCTAACATTCTCCCCCTTGATCTCAACTTTTACTTTTGACCTTATACTTTtactttactcgtttcataacagATCAATACATAGAACATGTTTCATCATCACAGCTCAATTGCTGATAGAATCAGACAGCCACAACGTACCCCTCTGTTTTGAAACAAATTCTTTAACCTTGGGCCCTTTATTGTCCAGAAATCTTAGACTATACCATAAAACCCATGTCGACTGTGTGTTCTCCGAACACACTGGGCGGTAAGCCTTTAATAAGCAGATATGCAAACACTTGTCTATCGCTTTTATGCTTCAAGCATTTCTACATAATTCCGGATTTTCTCCTTTACAACGCATAACTCTGTGTCAGTGTGTTTGGCATCAACACTTAACTCGTTGTCATAGGAGCGAAATACTTAAAATGGTTATCGTTGTTGTCAACCATTATCAACTCCGAGTACAGGTCTCCTTAACCATTTTGCCTGTCCCTCAGCCTCATATCAAGCTATAACATATCTTTGCTCACATTGATGATAATTGTTTCATTCATTGGAGCTTTTCCACACCAAAACTCCAAGTGCGAAAGTTAGTGACAATTGTGGATTTCGCTATACATTTCACAAGTCCTGTCTTTGTACTCACAATCTTTTGAGAGCACTTATTTCTTTCAGCATGAGGCCGATATCTTTGACTCCATTCCAGTGGTCTATATATGGACTGGACATTGCCAAAACAACCCGGATACGTGGACTGTGTCAGGGTAATATATTGAGCTTCCAACAGCTGAAGCATATGGCACCATATCCGTTTTCAATCTTTTCTCATCAACTTTTGAAACACCATAGTTTCCACTTCCATTACCCTTGACTATAAGAACATGCGTAGGTTTTCTCGCATGCATACTTTAGAGACCTTTCTTAGCATGTCCATTCGACATCCCTAATACCCTCTTTTATTCTTTTCTTCGTGAATCTTGATACTTATAACGAGAGACACTCTACCGAGAACATTCTTTTGAACTTTGAGGACAAGAACTTCTTTTCTCCTCCGGCAGTAGGTTGACATCACCACTAGAAAGTAGGATGTCATCCACATGCACAGGATTAGGAAATGAATTTCCCATTCTATAACTTTGCACGAATACAATTGTCCTCTCATTTTCTTTAACCCAAAACAACATTTGATTGCTTTAGTCCATAAAAGACTCTTCAGGCAGTATTCCATGTGTTCTTTACTTTCATCTGATGTAACTTAGATCATAATATCTTTCATCTGATGTAACTCAGATCATGATGTGCTACCAAC
The genomic region above belongs to Triticum urartu cultivar G1812 unplaced genomic scaffold, Tu2.1 TuUngrouped_contig_6847, whole genome shotgun sequence and contains:
- the LOC125531156 gene encoding FCS-Like Zinc finger 2-like, producing MAASVACSFFFDDEPLGEPGMPSLDACALCAKPLERDSDIFMYRGDTPFCSEECRDEQMQLDAICSRKAARRQQRLSSGSEARCWHQDSGKVSVAS